A genomic segment from Pseudomonas sessilinigenes encodes:
- a CDS encoding methyl-accepting chemotaxis protein, with translation MGAWLSNISLKYKFWAVNAVAFVTTLLLVLYAVQLEQQARGQNAQVAAQAQARLLDAWPAGTALPSAENLVYFSRGQTPTLNDQPLPQLNGANGWVQLNHLPLFGENPLLGAEVISRADGQQIAVVAHTPSLAQVFSDRFTNYAVAVFILMFAMLCASQLLIRFLLSQLNTLKDVMLHVEKTGDLAARVPLSCKDEVGQMASAFNAMQAGYQRVVNTVANTARQLDQGAARLASSMNDVRHGMLGQQSETDQAATAINEMSATVYHIAQHAGATRDLSQTADTLAGTGHEVVGRVQKSIAGLSNGVQQTAEMIQKLAEDSQKINGVVNVIHSIAEQTNLLALNAAIEAARAGEMGRGFAVVADEVRNLAKRVQTSTDEITSMVSALQAGTRDAVDFMQESSFKADDCVQQAQEAGAALEEITGAVAQMRESNTQIAVAAEQQSQVAEEMNRAVVSIRDVTENTVQQTVASATTSSELATLAGELSKAIGQLKL, from the coding sequence ATGGGTGCCTGGCTTAGCAATATCTCGCTGAAATACAAATTCTGGGCGGTCAATGCGGTCGCCTTCGTCACCACCTTGTTGCTGGTGCTGTATGCAGTACAACTGGAACAGCAGGCCCGCGGCCAGAACGCCCAGGTGGCGGCTCAGGCTCAAGCTCGCCTGCTCGATGCCTGGCCTGCTGGCACAGCGCTGCCCAGCGCCGAGAACCTGGTGTATTTCTCCCGTGGACAGACACCAACCCTGAACGACCAGCCCCTGCCGCAGCTGAACGGCGCCAATGGTTGGGTCCAGCTCAACCACCTGCCATTGTTTGGCGAAAATCCGTTGCTGGGCGCCGAAGTCATCAGTCGTGCCGATGGCCAGCAAATCGCGGTGGTGGCCCATACGCCCAGCCTCGCCCAGGTTTTCAGCGATCGCTTCACCAACTATGCGGTCGCCGTATTCATCCTGATGTTCGCCATGCTCTGCGCTTCGCAGTTGCTGATCCGCTTCCTTCTCAGCCAGCTCAATACCCTGAAGGACGTGATGCTGCATGTAGAAAAGACCGGCGATCTGGCGGCCCGGGTACCGCTGTCCTGCAAGGACGAAGTGGGCCAGATGGCCAGTGCCTTCAACGCCATGCAGGCCGGCTACCAGCGAGTGGTGAATACCGTGGCCAACACTGCCCGCCAACTCGACCAGGGAGCCGCACGCCTGGCTTCGAGCATGAATGATGTGCGCCACGGCATGCTCGGCCAGCAAAGCGAAACCGACCAGGCCGCGACGGCCATCAATGAAATGTCCGCCACTGTCTACCATATCGCCCAGCATGCGGGCGCAACTCGGGACCTCTCGCAAACTGCGGACACCCTGGCCGGCACTGGGCATGAAGTGGTGGGCCGGGTACAGAAGTCCATCGCCGGGCTGTCCAACGGCGTGCAGCAGACCGCCGAGATGATCCAGAAGCTGGCCGAGGACAGCCAGAAGATCAACGGCGTGGTCAACGTTATCCACAGCATCGCCGAGCAAACCAACCTACTGGCCCTCAACGCCGCCATCGAAGCCGCCCGGGCCGGCGAGATGGGCCGGGGCTTCGCCGTGGTGGCCGACGAAGTACGAAACCTGGCCAAGCGCGTGCAGACCTCTACCGACGAAATCACCAGCATGGTCTCCGCCCTCCAGGCCGGCACCCGCGATGCCGTGGACTTCATGCAGGAAAGCTCATTCAAGGCCGATGACTGCGTACAGCAGGCCCAGGAGGCTGGCGCTGCCCTGGAGGAAATCACTGGTGCTGTTGCCCAGATGCGCGAGAGCAACACCCAGATTGCCGTCGCTGCGGAACAGCAGAGCCAGGTGGCGGAGGAAATGAACCGGGCAGTGGTCAGCATCCGCGACGTGACCGAGAACACGGTGCAACAGACTGTCGCCTCTGCGACGACCAGCAGCGAACTGGCCACCCTCGCCGGCGAACTGAGCAAGGCCATCGGCCAGCTCAAGCTCTGA
- a CDS encoding TatD family hydrolase produces the protein MQLIDIGVNLTNPCFSEKHQAVLDRAYAAGVCQLVVTGTSIEGSEQALELCQQLDTSGQRLFATAGLHPHSASDWNTDSTRRLRALLGEPQVRAIGECGLDFNRDFSPRPQQEKVLEEHLALAVELQLPVFLHERDASQRLLDILKDFRDRLPAAVVHCFTGERQALFSYLDLDLHIGITGWICDERRGTHLHPLVREIPRGRLMLESDAPYLLPRSLRPKPKNGRNEPAYLPEVLREVALHRQETPEDLASHSTACARAFFGLSEIG, from the coding sequence ATGCAACTCATCGATATTGGCGTCAACCTGACCAATCCGTGTTTTTCCGAAAAACACCAAGCCGTTCTCGATCGAGCTTATGCAGCCGGAGTCTGTCAGTTGGTCGTGACCGGGACCAGTATCGAGGGCAGCGAACAAGCCCTGGAGCTATGCCAGCAACTGGACACCAGCGGCCAGAGACTGTTCGCCACGGCCGGTCTGCATCCCCATAGCGCCAGCGACTGGAACACCGACAGCACACGGCGCTTGCGGGCCCTGCTGGGCGAACCACAGGTACGAGCGATTGGTGAATGCGGCCTGGACTTCAACCGTGACTTCTCCCCTCGCCCGCAGCAGGAAAAGGTGCTGGAAGAACACCTGGCCTTGGCCGTCGAGCTGCAACTGCCGGTATTTCTCCACGAACGCGACGCCAGCCAGCGCCTGCTGGATATCCTCAAGGACTTTCGTGACCGTTTGCCGGCAGCCGTAGTGCACTGTTTCACCGGCGAGCGACAAGCGTTATTCAGCTACCTGGACCTGGATCTGCACATCGGCATCACCGGCTGGATCTGCGACGAGCGCCGAGGCACTCACTTGCATCCGCTGGTACGCGAGATCCCTCGTGGGCGCCTGATGCTGGAAAGCGACGCCCCCTATTTGCTGCCTCGCAGCCTGCGGCCAAAACCGAAGAACGGGCGCAATGAACCAGCCTATCTGCCAGAGGTACTCCGCGAAGTGGCCTTGCACCGGCAGGAAACACCCGAAGACCTGGCCAGCCATAGCACCGCTTGTGCCAGGGCCTTTTTTGGCTTGTCAGAAATTGGTTGA